In the Gossypium raimondii isolate GPD5lz chromosome 9, ASM2569854v1, whole genome shotgun sequence genome, one interval contains:
- the LOC105798297 gene encoding 60S ribosomal protein L27a-3, whose protein sequence is MTTRFKKNRKKRGHVSAGHGRIGKHRKHPGGRGNAGGMHHHRILFDKYHPGFFGKVGMRYFHKLRNKFYCPIVNIDKLWSLVPQEVQTKANKDAAPMIDVTEFGYFKVLGKGVLPENQPIVVKAKLVSKTAEKKIKEAGGAVVLTA, encoded by the coding sequence ATGACAACCCGCTTCAAGAAAAACCGGAAGAAGCGCGGCCACGTGAGCGCCGGTCACGGCCGTATCGGGAAGCACCGCAAGCACCCGGGAGGTCGGGGAAATGCCGGAGGCATGCACCACCACAGGATCCTGTTCGACAAGTACCACCCTGGGTTTTTCGGGAAAGTGGGTATGAGGTACTTCCACAAGCTACGCAACAAGTTCTACTGCCCCATCGTCAACATCGACAAGCTCTGGTCTCTCGTCCCGCAGGAGGTGCAAACCAAAGCCAACAAGGATGCCGCTCCGATGATCGACGTGACTGAGTTCGGATACTTTAAAGTCCTCGGGAAAGGTGTTTTGCCGGAGAACCAACCGATCGTCGTCAAGGCTAAGTTGGTGTCGAAAACTGCTGAGAAGAAAATTAAGGAAGCTGGTGGCGCCGTTGTTCTCACTGCTTAG